The Cydia amplana chromosome 9, ilCydAmpl1.1, whole genome shotgun sequence genome includes a region encoding these proteins:
- the LOC134651081 gene encoding glutamyl-tRNA(Gln) amidotransferase subunit C, mitochondrial, producing the protein MKHRLIFTSYSIFKSINSRLSLRPFSSKVPLTPVNTLEKQESTRVNVDKNTLALLERLSLVKCDTAEGVKVLEDSIAFADKILHINTDNVEPLYSVLEEENLNLRDDVITQGNCQKDILKNATVVEDDYFVSPPGNIPLHEIEVEERTEKNEN; encoded by the exons ATGAAACATAGGCTGATTTTCACAAGCTACAGTATATTCAAGTCGATTAATTCAAGACTTTCATTAAGACCCTTTTCATCTAAAGTGCCTTTAACACCGGTGAATACTTTAGAGAAACAAGAGAGTACTAGAGTGAATGTTGATAAGAACACCTTAGCGCTTTTAGAAAGATTGTCTCTAGTTAAATGTGATACAGCCGAAGGGGTGAAGGTATTAGAGGACTCTATAGCATTTGCTGATAAAATTCTTCACATCAATACGGACAATGTTGAACCACTGTACTCAGTGCTAGAAGAGGA GAACTTAAATTTACGAGATGATGTTATAACACAAGGAAATTGCCAAAAAGATATTTTGAAAAATGCCACTGTAGTGGAGGATGATTATTTTGTGTCACCCCCAGGAAACATACCACTGCACGAAATAGAAGTTGAAGAAAGAACAGAAAAAAATGAGAACTGA
- the LOC134651077 gene encoding DNA polymerase subunit gamma-2, mitochondrial produces MRTELQRVINLIKFFKIIGSSGSHVNYGFKKPSKVLSNNIYINWLKAISTKSTKHFPVLINKNFEDFKNKAIPFGVISHCKLDQHDISVQHCLSQFAPEKKTNLHLKLYIPKQDAMQYFIQWQRLRKYWWSSITTTPSLFSINEMKNVDDMTEVDIVAQFPWGQEVVETVTLNNRVTDVENALCISCATTLEGALFILLLDGQNNPSESHLRLHRKMAPYKISFALDYKDIDNKETLNELAILLYNILEGEKISTWLPDFALSMESQIKENLLMGVAYTAVISEGTLANGIMHLLNSNTTLKEQIHIADLSSYAALLFQK; encoded by the exons ATGAGAACTGAATTACAAAGagtcattaatttaataaaatttttcaaaatcataGGATCTTCTGGTAGCCATGTTAATTACGGTTTTAAGAAACCTAGTAAAGTTTTAtctaataatatttacataaactGGTTAAAAGCAATTTCTACCAAGAGCACGAAACATTTTCCTGTATTGATAAACAAGAACTTTGAAGACTTTAAGAATAAAGCTATTCCATTTGGTGTAATAAGCCACTGCAAACTGGATCAGCATGACATTTCTGTCCAACATTGTCTTTCGCAATTTGCTccagaaaagaaaactaatctGCATTTGAAACTTTACATACCGAAACAGGATGCAATGCAGTACTTCATACAATGGCAACGTCTCCGGAAATATTGGTGGAGTTCA ataacCACCACACCAAGTTTATTCTCCATAAATGAAATGAAGAATGTGGATGACATGACTGAGGTGGATATAGTGGCTCAATTTCCCTGGGGCCAGGAGGTGGTTGAAACTGTCACATTGAATAATAGAGTCACA GATGTGGAAAACGCGCTGTGTATCAGCTGTGCCACAACTCTGGAAGGTGCTCTGTTTATTCTCCTGTTGGATGGACAGAACAACCCCTCTGAAAGCCACTTGAGGCTTCACAGGAAAATGGCACCATACAAAATATCCTTTGCCTTAGACTACAAAg atattgacaataaagAAACATTGAATGAATTAGCTATCTTGCTGTACAACATATTGGAAGGAGAAAAAATATCCACCTGGCTTCCAGACTTTGCCTTATCAATGGAATCACAG ATAAAGGAAAACCTGCTCATGGGCGTAGCGTACACAGCCGTGATCAGTGAAGGTACACTGGCAAACGGAATCATGCATTTATTAAACAGCAACACTACTCTGAAG GAACAAATACACATCGCTGATTTAAGTTCTTATGCAGCACTTTTGTTtcaaaagtaa